In Bubalus kerabau isolate K-KA32 ecotype Philippines breed swamp buffalo chromosome 4, PCC_UOA_SB_1v2, whole genome shotgun sequence, one DNA window encodes the following:
- the LOC129649830 gene encoding XK-related protein 6-like isoform X1, with translation MAAKSDGGGVGVGFAQLHNLDEAVGSGGEEDGEPGGGGCGGGGDGSEPGESSSLHICHCCNTSSCYWGCRSACLRSLLGKKPRRSAAAADGGDQPLQPPAAAGRQPPTPSAERPQPPQVERPWLDCLWIVLALLVFFGDVGTDLWLALDYYRKGDYGYFGLTLFFVLVPSLLVQSLSFRWFVQDYTGGGLGAVEGLSSRGPPMMGAGYGHGVGPSATPGAQRLCRLSVWIWQSVIHLLQMGQVWSSKRKT, from the coding sequence ATGGCGGCGAAATCCGATGGCGGTGGCGTGGGGGTGGGCTTCGCCCAGCTGCACAACCTGGACGAGGCGGTGGGCAGCGGCGGCGAGGAGGACGGGGAGCCCGGGGgaggcggctgcggcggcggcggcgacggcaGCGAGCCCGGCGAGAGCAGTTCGCTGCACATCTGCCACTGCTGCAACACCTCCTCGTGCTACTGGGGCTGCCGCTCCGCCTGCCTGCGCTCCCTCCTGGGCAAGAAGCCGCGCCgcagcgccgccgccgccgacgGGGGGGACCAGCCGCTGCAGCCGCCCGCGGCCGCCGGTCGCCAACCCCCGACGCCCTCGGCCGAGCGGCCGCAGCCGCCGCAGGTGGAGCGGCCGTGGCTCGACTGCCTGTGGATCGTGCTGGCGCTACTGGTCTTCTTCGGGGACGTGGGCACCGACCTGTGGCTGGCCCTCGACTACTACCGCAAGGGGGACTACGGCTACTTCGGGCTGACCCTCTTCTTCGTGCTGGTGCCGTCGCTGCTGGTGCAGAGCCTGAGCTTCCGCTGGTTCGTGCAGGACTACACGGGCGGCGGGCTGGGCGCCGTGGAGGGGCTCAGCAGCCGGGGCCCCCCCATGATGGGGGCCGGCTACGGCCACGGCGTGGGGCCCTCGGCCACGCCGGGGGCGCAGCGCCTCTGCCGCCTCTCCGTGTGGATCTGgcagtcggtcatccacctgctGCAGATGGGGCAGGTGTGGAG
- the LOC129649830 gene encoding XK-related protein 6-like isoform X2 — protein sequence MAAKSDGGGVGVGFAQLHNLDEAVGSGGEEDGEPGGGGCGGGGDGSEPGESSSLHICHCCNTSSCYWGCRSACLRSLLGKKPRRSAAAADGGDQPLQPPAAAGRQPPTPSAERPQPPQVERPWLDCLWIVLALLVFFGDVGTDLWLALDYYRKGDYGYFGLTLFFVLVPSLLVQSLSFRWFVQDYTGGGLGAVEGLSSRGPPMMGAGYGHGVGPSATPGAQRLCRLSVWIWQSVIHLLQMGQVWSRN from the coding sequence ATGGCGGCGAAATCCGATGGCGGTGGCGTGGGGGTGGGCTTCGCCCAGCTGCACAACCTGGACGAGGCGGTGGGCAGCGGCGGCGAGGAGGACGGGGAGCCCGGGGgaggcggctgcggcggcggcggcgacggcaGCGAGCCCGGCGAGAGCAGTTCGCTGCACATCTGCCACTGCTGCAACACCTCCTCGTGCTACTGGGGCTGCCGCTCCGCCTGCCTGCGCTCCCTCCTGGGCAAGAAGCCGCGCCgcagcgccgccgccgccgacgGGGGGGACCAGCCGCTGCAGCCGCCCGCGGCCGCCGGTCGCCAACCCCCGACGCCCTCGGCCGAGCGGCCGCAGCCGCCGCAGGTGGAGCGGCCGTGGCTCGACTGCCTGTGGATCGTGCTGGCGCTACTGGTCTTCTTCGGGGACGTGGGCACCGACCTGTGGCTGGCCCTCGACTACTACCGCAAGGGGGACTACGGCTACTTCGGGCTGACCCTCTTCTTCGTGCTGGTGCCGTCGCTGCTGGTGCAGAGCCTGAGCTTCCGCTGGTTCGTGCAGGACTACACGGGCGGCGGGCTGGGCGCCGTGGAGGGGCTCAGCAGCCGGGGCCCCCCCATGATGGGGGCCGGCTACGGCCACGGCGTGGGGCCCTCGGCCACGCCGGGGGCGCAGCGCCTCTGCCGCCTCTCCGTGTGGATCTGgcagtcggtcatccacctgctGCAGATGGGGCAGGTGTGGAG